The following is a genomic window from Desulfuribacillus stibiiarsenatis.
CTATGAAGTGCATGAAGAAGTGTGCATTGCAGAATAAGCACGAAGCATTGCCGCACCACATCCCTGGGCCTAACCAAAGTCGGCTTGCCCGAGGCTAAGATAGGAGTTATCTAACCCTCGGCCTGCGTCTGTAAGGCTCAGTGACGTCTGGACTGCAGGACGTTAAGCGACGGACTCTGCGATTACCGCGCGTCCTGCGCGGAGATTAAAAGAGAGTAATAGATTGTATAAATGCTAGCTTATGCGTAGCGGTTAAGAGCTTATTAAATTAATAGAGCTGTTTAGTTGCACAGGGGTAATGTTTTTTATGATAAAGATAAGTATGGGGGAGGGGAAGACGTGTCAGTATTTCAAAATATTGTAATTGTAATTGTGATTCCAGTTATAGTTGCCGTAATCACTACTTTTATCTTTTCAAACGTTTACAAAAGGAAGGACAAAGTAGATAAAGGTATAGAATTAAATTATTTCAAACTATCTCATAGAAGAAAGATGGTGCGAACTTTAATAAGTTCCCCAATTTTAATCATTGGACTTATTGTATTATACTTTTTCTCTAATGGAAGTTTAGCAGTGTATATAACCTTTGTTTCAATTGTATTATTAGCGTTATGTATTCAGTTAATATATCACTATAAAATGTGGAAGAAAGAAGAAGGAAGAGAGTGGTAATTCATTAACGGGGGCGTTAGTTCAATAGTTATTGTATTTTGCATGGGATAATCTAGCTACTGAACATCATCCATATATTGCGACAAGGTAAAGGCTGCTTGAGGCCGCAGCGTCCTGCTGCTCTTGTTTTGTGGGGCAGAGTCCACCGCCTAACAAGGCACTCGCACAAGGGGCAGAGCATGAAGTAAGCCCTGAAGTAGCGCTGCACGATGTCATCCCGCCCACATCCGCCAGCCTAAGATAATAGCTATCTAAGGCTAGCGGACGTCGCGAGTGCCGGACGATAGGCAGGACATTACTCGCTGCGCTCGAAAGTCCTGCCTATCGTGGCGCGGGCTTTGCACCCGCTGATAGGCTGCTCGCGCAAGACGCTCGCAACGACCCTATCAACGGCCTTTGCGGACATTCCTTCGTTGTGCACGCACAACTTCGGTCACGTCGCAAATCCCGCGCCAAGTTATGTGTAATAGCAATTTCGGAGAATTATATGGAGGGATAAGGAATGTGTGAATTCATGGCTACGGTAAGTTCTACAGCTGTATTTTCAAGTGAAGAAAGAGTTCACCGATATTTATTGACAAGAAAATGGCAAGAAGAAGCATCAAAAGCCACGGTTATTATGCTAAATCCCAGTTATGCTGATGAAATAAAAGGTGATTTGTCAGTAATGAAAGTTATGAATTACCTTGTAGATGAAGGATTTGGGTGTATAAATGTTGTTAATCTTTTTGCATATGTATCTCCTACTCCTGAAAGTTTAGCAAATAATAAAGATGCTGTGGGAAATAAGAATGATGATTTTATTAAAAAAGCCATCGAAGATTCAGATATGATAATCATTGCCTGGGGATCAGACAAAAAGAAATACATTCGGCGCAAAAGAGCTGTAATGAGTTTGCTTAAGGGGCATGAAGCAAAAATAAAGTGTTTTAAAGATAAAGACGGGAAAATGGGTAGGCATCCAAGCCGTTTGGGTTTCGACTTAGAACTGATTGATTTCACTAGTAATGATTAATAATCA
Proteins encoded in this region:
- a CDS encoding DUF1643 domain-containing protein, which gives rise to MCEFMATVSSTAVFSSEERVHRYLLTRKWQEEASKATVIMLNPSYADEIKGDLSVMKVMNYLVDEGFGCINVVNLFAYVSPTPESLANNKDAVGNKNDDFIKKAIEDSDMIIIAWGSDKKKYIRRKRAVMSLLKGHEAKIKCFKDKDGKMGRHPSRLGFDLELIDFTSND